The genomic stretch TCATAACTAACCAGCTGTTAGCAGCCACCAATGGACTCTTCTCTGAGTTTCCAGAAAGCCATGGGTTGGGGGATTTCAGTCATCAGTGGCACATTTAGGCTCCTATGGGAGACTGTGTAGAAAAGGTAAGTCAAGACTTAACTGACAGGATTTGGAATTTTCTGACATCTAAACTTCTGTGTGTTCAGCAGGAGCCGTTGTCAGAGCAGAACTTCGACAGCTATGTAGAAACCCTCACCCACATGTTTACCAATAAAGACTGCTACCAGAACCCTGAGAACCGGGCTCTGCTCGAGTCCATCAACCAGGCGGTGAAGGGCATCGAGGTGTGACGAACAGGAGGACACAGGGCGGAGCATCACAGTGACGacataaatctttttttttcctccaaaccCTTTAGATACTGTATGCAATTAATTTTTCTCATTTGGAACTTTGTCATCTGTTCTCAGcatttgtttgctgtttgcaTGTTGCTTTATGATGGTGTGATTGTGAACAGATTAGGGTGTGGGTGTTAAGTGTGTAGTAGCACACTGGACTCAAACTGTTGCTGTAAGCAAAGGCATCTCAAGGTATCCACAGACAGGCACAGAGAGTGCAGAACAAAGTGAGGAGTTCAATATACAGCCTGGGCGAATAGAATCTCTTAGTTAGTAAACATATCCCACCTCCACTCAATAATGTTAATAGTATTCTATATGAGCATATTGGTGTTGCACCTCCAGGACTAGTTTGTAGCTTCATTCTTACTATTGCTGTGTAACTATTCTTCCTTTGCAAATGTTGGTTTAATAACaacttatttattcatgtctgccgttttatttattttttgttggcctatttattattcattatttatttacattttttttttttttcaaaatgctaCCTGAGAAGATTTTAAACCGTAACCATGAGAACGGATTCATTTCCTCTCCATTGTTTAACAATGAGGAAATATTTTAAGATATCAACTATGAATTGTTTTATATAtcttattcatttaaaaatactggGATCTTTTTAAGTGCAAATATTTTGTAACTGAAAGTTTTTTAATAATTTtctaaaaatctttttttggtGCTTCTGTTTAtatgattttcctttttatttcccAAACTATTTTGAGTACATTGCAATACACTGGGAATATTGAGCTGCATATATTGGTTATTTATTTGGTGAAGAACAAAGTGATggtgaatatttattttgtattgtcTATGTGTTACTGATGGCTGTTTAGTCTTTAAGTTGCTCTTGAAATAAAGGTTAACCCGCTGTAAATGTGGACTGTATTTTTGTATTGACTAAAACTTTTACATACTAACATTGTAAGATGTAGAATTGTCGGATACAAGTTCTTGTACTTCAAGTAAAACTGCCATTCTGGCCTATATCCATAGATTATTTGTTGCTGTGGGTAAACCCTCTCCAAAGATAAACGTTTAGCTCTACCATACagattttgtttaaatgtaaagtCTTCAGAATCTTTGTCAGCCTTGGAATAATAACAATACTCACAGCATGTGTAGGTAAATCAAGTGCTGGGAGCGGTCGTGGAAGTCTGAGCTAACTTGGTGGTCACGGCTCTGAGTAATCCTGATTAATTTCCTACATCCTTTATTATATCGTTTGACCACTGAAGGACATGTGTACAACTTCTCATAAATAATACCTGTCGTGATGTTGTACCATGCATTACCTATCTGTATTACCACCAACCTTCTTTGCAGTGTCTCATCTAAACTTGGAGGATCCAGCCCAGACTTGGTATAGATGTTTCTACACCCAATCCCTCCAACGTAGTGGTGCTTCAGCATGTGTAGGGGCTTTCGCAGAGGCATATTTACACAGTTCGCACATAAAAGCCTGTCTGGGTCTCTCATATGGGAGATGGTCACTATGTGTAATTGATTTACAGTGGGGTCTGAAAGTCTTAGACCACAATTGAAAATTTCTAATTTCTTAGAAAGTTAAGGAGGAGGTAAGGATTCAAAGAGTAAGTGAAAGTGTCAGAAGTCTAATTATTATTCTAAGCAAAGAGGGAACTAGCCCCGCATAAAATCATGGCTAGACTAAAGGTTTCTAAGGGGGCAGTGCATGTAACACAAACTTAACATTAATTGGATCACAAGCAATCAAGACGTTTAGTtcactgagagaaagaaaagcaccTTCATCACGGATACAGAATttgctaaataaacaacaaagactCCAGTCAGCAGAAGTCCTGTCAAAAGAAGGCTGTCTTGTAGTGTCTCAGAGAATGAGTATCAGGTAAAAAAACACCTGACTTTCACAGTAGATGATGAAATAAGTCCTAATTCCTGATGACTCTGAGTTATAGATTCATGGCAGTAACAGAAGGGTGTATGTCAGGAAacgaacaggagagagaatgataccagtgtttcaaacccagagtgaaacatggtggtggagTTATTTAAGTCTGGGGCCTATTTTACCTTCTCTGGAGTTGGACACCTGCACAGACTTGACTCCGCCCTGACCAAGAAGAAGTACCACTTCATTCTTCTTTACACAGAGTTGTGGAGTCAATGCTAGGTCGAGTGCAAGCTCTCATATAGTAAAAGTACGACATACCAAATACTAAAAAGATATTCTGGAATTCATCGATCAGCTGATATCATCATTTGTAATAGAAATTATAGAAGAAAAATATTAAGGACCCTATCACTGCTCAATGCTTCCTTTCACTAAACTGTAAGTACAGAAGAGATTTTAAAGGAACCCTGAAAAGTGTCCAGACACAAACCAGTGAAACAAAGTCATTTACTCAttttaatggttaaaaaaatacttCTTTGCGCAAGGAGACAACAATAAGCCCCCGTTTGTTGAGTAAACAAGGGACCAAAACAATGATGGCCACCAAATGATGACAGGTGGAGCAAGATAAGATGAGGTAAATGTTtttgaggagagaaaacaaaaaaggcacaATTTACAATCAATCATGCCCCAAATTCAcaataataatagcaataataataacaataataataacaataataatatcagTACAGctaaaaaatctgaaaatctgcaacaacaaaaaatacagacCAATTATATTATACAAGGCGAATCTTGCCTGTCAggctcctcctgtgtgtgttctaccCTAATCAGGTTACTGTACACTCCCCGAAAGTCCTGCTGCTGATACTCTACAGATACCAGTCCTACAGTGCACAGGGGCTTCAACATACTATCTGACCACCAGACACGACACGCATAGTTTGGAAGGCCCGATGCAATCGTCATGGCAGAAGGCACCGCAGCCTTGGCACATGATCATGGCTTTGAGGCGGCATGAGCACTTGAGCGCCACCTCCTCCGCCGTACTGTCAGTAAAGGCCTGGATGCTGAGGGTGGTTTGGCTGGTAGCCAAGCGGGGACGCAGCTGGAGAACACCGTCTGCCATGCTCCTGGCGAAACCTCCATTGTCCATTACTGACACATTGCCTGTGTAGCTTACTCCTCCACCTTGCTTGGGGAGCTTCCCATACAACTGGAAGGGAAGGGAGGACACAGACGAGGAGggtgaaggagaagaagatgaaggcGAGCCAGAGGAGTAGGATGCTTTGCCATGCTCCTTCTTTGCCATCCTGGCTAAAGTCATCTCCATGTTGAGGAGTCCCTCCATCGCCCCGCCACTCAGGTAGCTGTCCACAGAGCTCCCAGGCTCTTTTTTGGTAACACTCATGGGTTTGGTGGGGGAAGATTTCCCAAGAGCCTGGCAAGAGGGCCGCGCACCGACTTCATTCTTCACAGTGGGTGCAGGAGACAGCTGCTGGTGAAGGTGGGGGAGCTGGGACTGTGGGGGCCTCCAGTTAATCTTAATAGTAGGCAAGATCTCTGTGGGACAAGGGTCTGCATGGGGAGCAGAGGGGCCATTAGGCATGGTCCGGTGCGATGGCTGGGGCCTGTCTGGAGTGGTGCCCTGTGAGGGCTGAGGACCATGAGAGTCTTTGATAACTGCAGACATGGTCGTCTGAGAGCTAATATCTGACTTACTTCTATAGGTCAAAGAactggaggaggatgaagagggggGCAGAGAGGTGATCACCGGGACAGCCCCGGGGGCCTGCTGGGGCTGATACTGTGATAAGGTTGAGGACTCCCTCAGACAGGAGACTGGGCGGCCTGTTGGAGACTTCTTGTGGATTTGAGAGGGTGCAGTGAGTTCTGGGCTAGGAGACTGGGCTGAGACCTCAGGCCTGTTGTGTGGCCCTGGGGTCCGTGCCACTGGTGGTCTGGGTTGGGGTCCTGGCAATCGGCTGATCTCCAGCCTGTTGGCAGAGTGTGAGGGTAGAACTTTCTCCAGGGGCAGGCTGCCCTGTAGTAGCTGAGTGACCAAAGGGTTGTTGGCCTCCACACTGGACAGAGGTCTGGCTGAGCTGGCCAGTCTCTTGGAGGCAGCTGCAGCATTTGGGTGAGTGATAGCAGGCTTTAAACTTCCATGACACTCCTCTTCAGCAGAGCTCTGCCTGGAGACTCTACAACCATCTCCGGACTCCATTTTGACCACAACGTTGGTGTCCCGAATCCCCCGCGGATGGACTGTGTGAAGAGAATGGTGTTCCTGGGAATGGGGACAGCTGTGCTGAGGGTGAGGCAGGCCATTAGGGAAGCAGGGCTGAATGACGGTCTGACCTTGGCGGCTGGACACGTGGGCCTGAATGACTGGCTGCTGGTTCTGAGGAGGAGGGCTGCAGATGACCAGCTGGCCATTTCTCTTGGAATTGACTTGGGGGCACCAGTCCTGGTCAGGCTGCTGCTCATCCTCCTGGCTCTCATTTTCACAGTCCGAAGCAGTTTCTGTGGAGTCACTATGTGTCCCAGCCTcgtcttctttctctctgccagAGGACTCCACATGTTGGGAAGAGGGTTGCCGTCTCTCCGTAGCTGAGTGAGAAAACACTTCTTGGGGGTCGATGTGATGGGAACCATGCTGTATAACACCACCCAGTCCAGCCTCCTTCCCTTTTACCTGCTCTTTGGGCTGACAGGTGCTGGCCAGCGTCTGAATGACATCCACACCCTGAGCCCCGAACCTGGGAAGGGAATCTGGGATGGAGGTTGGGGCCAGCGAGGGTTTTTCACGACCCTGGTCTGCCCTCTCAGAGACGACAATGGCAGACTCTGGCACCTGGCTTTGCCTGGCTGACTGGGTAGCCAAAGACTCAGATACAGTGTCACGTTCTGGAGAGAGTACGTCAGATGCCTTGTCTGTGAGCCCATTGGAGGAGCTCTGGACACTGGCTGATGTTGCCTGTATTTCCTCTCCAGCCTCTGGCCCCTCAGCTGCTTCCTCTAGGGCAGGGCTTGGCGTCTGTGGGGGCTCCAAGGACATGCAGGTTGAGGTAGTGGACAGTGAAGGGGAAGGCTGAGGCGTGGGCTCTACACTGAGAAGCTGTAGTTGTGTTCCAGACGAATTAGTGCCTGAAGACGATCCCTGCTCCTCCATCCCACTACCTCCCCTtcttccacttcctcctcctcctcctccacctcctccacctcctcctccgggCTCGATAGGTCCTGGATGCTCTCGCGCTCGTCGTCCATTGCTGCTATCCGGTAGCCCAGCAGCAGGCCGCAGCCTGACCCCTGTCGGCCCTGCCCCGTCGCTAGTGGCTGCAACAGCAGCAGCGGCCTCGCGTTGAGCCCTGGCTTGCTGGGCGCGGGCTTTGATGTCTGCCAGGGTGCGCGCGCCCCCTGTCCCCGACCGCCGCGAGCCCTCGCTGGGCGGCACGATACGGGGGCAGATCTGGTAGGTGGGGTGCCCTTTGACCCAGGGAGGTTTGATTCTGGACAGCTGAATCTGGGACAGAGACACAAGGACAGTGGGTCAAACTGTAACTAGAACATCTAGATACTAGATACATACTAGaacaaattatttttgtgtACAGATAACAAGCCTTGGAGCTCTTAGGTTTAAGCGACAAAGTCTTACCCTGATGGGCGGCACCTTGGGCTCTTCTGTTGTCGGCTGCGGCTTCTCCGAACGGACACCGTCAATTGTGGTACGAAAGGACTGACGGTCGTCGAGCCGTGGCCTCTTTTCGGGGAAGCTGGAGAAGGCCTGAGTCTCATCTGGCCTTCTCTTCTGCTCCTTGAGCTGGGAGCTAGGTACAGGGGTGCTGGCTGGGCTGGCTGAAGGGCTGCTCTCACGGCTGCTTGTGGCAGTACCCCCTGTGATAGAGGTGACCACGGAAGCTGTGTCATCCAGGGGATCGGCTGCGACTGCAGCACTGGAGGAcgctgaggaagaagaagaagagtccAGGCCTGCAGCAAAAGCTCCCTGTCTGTCAGAAGGTGTGGAGGGTGAGGAGGCAGGTGAGGAGgcagacgaagaagaagaggaggaggaggaggaaggggaggaggtggaagcCAGTACAGGGGCAGCCTCTTCTGGGAGCAGACGGGCCGTAACTTCGGGCTCTTCATTTGCGCTGGTGGAGGCtgggctggggctggggctgggAGTTGGTGTGGGAGTAGGAGTAGGAGTAGGTGTTGGAGTACGTGTGGGAGTAGGTGTGGGAGTAGGTGTGGGAGTCGGAGTGGGAGTGGGAGCTGGCACTGTGACCGGCTCCGGAGTGGGAGAGGGCTTTGGCTCTATGGAGGCATTCTCAGCTGGGAGCTCCACACCACACTCAGCCTGCAGCACCACCTCGCCTTGAACGACAGTGTTGTCGGACATGGGAGAGCCAACGGAGACTGCTGATATGTCCAGTGCAGGGCTGGCCTCAGCTGCTTCTGAAGTCTGCAGGGCTGGAGGAGGGGCCTTGCAGAGAGTCCGGCGGGCCCTGCGACGCAGGTCAGCCCGCGTGCGTCTCCTCATCCttccgtctctcctcctccggCCCACAGTGCGTCTCTTGGGGGCACCAGTTGCAACCACTGCCACATCACTGTCCAGCACACTGGCTGCAACTTCACTGGCTTCACTCATAGTAAGCTTCAGGGATTCCTCTTGGGTCAGGccagacctgcagacacaccaACTATGTTTTAGTACATTGTggaaacactgacatttgtCTGCATATCACAATGACCATGCCTGATGTAGGTCATACTCGAGCTGTCAAGACTACATTGAGGACAGCAAAGGAGATGGAAATAGCTGGCTTATAACATGCAGTTTTCTAATTAATACTTCTTGCAGTCAATGTTCCATCAACTCATACATGTTCACAATATTCCTACTTCCAATGAACCACCATAAAATATGGCAAGAGCTAATATGGCTGTTGTGTGAACAGTGAATTCAGACTTGGATGAAATGGGTTGGCTCTTACTTTTGCCCATGGTACTCTTCAAAAAACTTTTCCTTCCATGCCTCtaccttcttctctttctccatctcctggCGGAAACGCACTTGCATCTCGTGGGTAAACTCACCTACACAGGTCAAACACATGAGATGGTTTAAATGAGTAATGCCACAACTAAACTTTATGGAGTGTATCCCAGTATAATTGTTGATATAAACCAACCAGATATAAACTTGGCTGTCATTCAGTTGTATTAAGTATTGAGACATGACAATCTCTGAATCAGATCCCTGAATGGACCGATTCACCTTGAtcatacagtgtgttttgttgtgtattttgacACTATCACTGTAACACAAATTTTGGAATTGGATATTACTGCAGGTATAAATGATCGGGATCGGCTGATTATCGGATCCTGTATTTAGCATTTATCCAATTATCTGAATCTgtaaatttcttttaaattaataatcTGGATCAACAAATCAAATAGTCACAAACGTAGTGCAATACAgtacaaaaagtacaatatttgtagTGGAGTAGCCAAAAATAAGTCACTATATTACTTCaagtaaattgtacttagtaACACTTCATTactggttattctaaattttgaccAGATTCTCATTTTTACTGCACATGTAAATCGGCTCATCACAATTTTGAACGTCTTCacttcttttgtcaaaccaacagtccaaaatccaaagacttttcatttaccgttataaatgacaaagataAACAGCAAATCTTAAAAGCTAGAATCAGCAAGCGTGTGACATTTGGCTTGTAAAACAACAATTGTCAAAATAGTTAAGCAACTAACTAACTAATAGCAACTAAATTTCTTTTGATTGTCTATTCCATTAATCCAAaaaatcgttgcagctctagttctAAATATTGGCCATCGTTCTCCATGATTTCTAATTATCGGCCCGGAAAAAAAACAGCGGGTGATCCCTAATTTATGATTTCCTCATCTTGTCCATGCCGTAATAACTTGTTTACTTTTTGCGTCTGCCATCACTAGTGCCTTTCCAACAGTTATCCACCCAAAACCCCAATCGAGACTGTGTCTGTCCCCGACCACTCAAATCAATTAGAAAAAGAGGAGTTTCACATAAAGACTTGATAAAAGTCAACACTACAACTGTTGAAAAAAATAGGAACATTAAATGTGGACTCTTAAACATTAAATCTCTGTCATCCACAGCTGTTTTGTAAATGGTTTAATATCAGATCATAATATTGTGTCAGCTGTCAGCCTTAATGAATCCACTCCTCCCAGCCATATTAATACTCACATTCC from Pagrus major chromosome 7, Pma_NU_1.0 encodes the following:
- the asxl1 gene encoding polycomb group protein ASXL1 isoform X1; its protein translation is MKDKQKRKKERTWAEAARMVLENFSDAPMTPKQILHVIQTKGLKEMRSGTAPLACLVTMLHSQVRGDRVKNSIFFKLPGRMSLFTLKKNALQWTKTTSESETPAEQAGNTTTPASSSTPAAGPAVASVGSTEATEATEQESCDSTETTAAASGDNDASVDESSSSASCSTELQAPSSQPQTRLSRAAGQQGRTDTQQTPHTQHAQTRLSRSRQSGRQRKKAVMMPRVVLTPLKVNGEHVPSGPMKRSRGGVDVDFETPGSILVNTNIRALINVRTFSAFPTHSQQQLLQLLPEVDRQIGPDGMARLSSSALNNEFFTHASQSWKERLAEGEFTHEMQVRFRQEMEKEKKVEAWKEKFFEEYHGQKSGLTQEESLKLTMSEASEVAASVLDSDVAVVATGAPKRRTVGRRRRDGRMRRRTRADLRRRARRTLCKAPPPALQTSEAAEASPALDISAVSVGSPMSDNTVVQGEVVLQAECGVELPAENASIEPKPSPTPEPVTVPAPTPTPTPTPTPTPTPTRTPTPTPTPTPTPTPSPSPSPASTSANEEPEVTARLLPEEAAPVLASTSSPSSSSSSSSSSASSPASSPSTPSDRQGAFAAGLDSSSSSSASSSAAVAADPLDDTASVVTSITGGTATSSRESSPSASPASTPVPSSQLKEQKRRPDETQAFSSFPEKRPRLDDRQSFRTTIDGVRSEKPQPTTEEPKVPPIRIQLSRIKPPWVKGHPTYQICPRIVPPSEGSRRSGTGGARTLADIKARAQQARAQREAAAAVAATSDGAGPTGVRLRPAAGLPDSSNGRRAREHPGPIEPGGGGGGGGGGGGGSGRRGGSGMEEQGSSSGTNSSGTQLQLLSVEPTPQPSPSLSTTSTCMSLEPPQTPSPALEEAAEGPEAGEEIQATSASVQSSSNGLTDKASDVLSPERDTVSESLATQSARQSQVPESAIVVSERADQGREKPSLAPTSIPDSLPRFGAQGVDVIQTLASTCQPKEQVKGKEAGLGGVIQHGSHHIDPQEVFSHSATERRQPSSQHVESSGREKEDEAGTHSDSTETASDCENESQEDEQQPDQDWCPQVNSKRNGQLVICSPPPQNQQPVIQAHVSSRQGQTVIQPCFPNGLPHPQHSCPHSQEHHSLHTVHPRGIRDTNVVVKMESGDGCRVSRQSSAEEECHGSLKPAITHPNAAAASKRLASSARPLSSVEANNPLVTQLLQGSLPLEKVLPSHSANRLEISRLPGPQPRPPVARTPGPHNRPEVSAQSPSPELTAPSQIHKKSPTGRPVSCLRESSTLSQYQPQQAPGAVPVITSLPPSSSSSSSLTYRSKSDISSQTTMSAVIKDSHGPQPSQGTTPDRPQPSHRTMPNGPSAPHADPCPTEILPTIKINWRPPQSQLPHLHQQLSPAPTVKNEVGARPSCQALGKSSPTKPMSVTKKEPGSSVDSYLSGGAMEGLLNMEMTLARMAKKEHGKASYSSGSPSSSSPSPSSSVSSLPFQLYGKLPKQGGGVSYTGNVSVMDNGGFARSMADGVLQLRPRLATSQTTLSIQAFTDSTAEEVALKCSCRLKAMIMCQGCGAFCHDDCIGPSKLCVSCLVVR
- the asxl1 gene encoding polycomb group protein ASXL1 isoform X2, whose translation is MLHSQVRGDRVKNSIFFKLPGRMSLFTLKKNALQWTKTTSESETPAEQAGNTTTPASSSTPAAGPAVASVGSTEATEATEQESCDSTETTAAASGDNDASVDESSSSASCSTELQAPSSQPQTRLSRAAGQQGRTDTQQTPHTQHAQTRLSRSRQSGRQRKKAVMMPRVVLTPLKVNGEHVPSGPMKRSRGGVDVDFETPGSILVNTNIRALINVRTFSAFPTHSQQQLLQLLPEVDRQIGPDGMARLSSSALNNEFFTHASQSWKERLAEGEFTHEMQVRFRQEMEKEKKVEAWKEKFFEEYHGQKSGLTQEESLKLTMSEASEVAASVLDSDVAVVATGAPKRRTVGRRRRDGRMRRRTRADLRRRARRTLCKAPPPALQTSEAAEASPALDISAVSVGSPMSDNTVVQGEVVLQAECGVELPAENASIEPKPSPTPEPVTVPAPTPTPTPTPTPTPTPTRTPTPTPTPTPTPTPSPSPSPASTSANEEPEVTARLLPEEAAPVLASTSSPSSSSSSSSSSASSPASSPSTPSDRQGAFAAGLDSSSSSSASSSAAVAADPLDDTASVVTSITGGTATSSRESSPSASPASTPVPSSQLKEQKRRPDETQAFSSFPEKRPRLDDRQSFRTTIDGVRSEKPQPTTEEPKVPPIRIQLSRIKPPWVKGHPTYQICPRIVPPSEGSRRSGTGGARTLADIKARAQQARAQREAAAAVAATSDGAGPTGVRLRPAAGLPDSSNGRRAREHPGPIEPGGGGGGGGGGGGGSGRRGGSGMEEQGSSSGTNSSGTQLQLLSVEPTPQPSPSLSTTSTCMSLEPPQTPSPALEEAAEGPEAGEEIQATSASVQSSSNGLTDKASDVLSPERDTVSESLATQSARQSQVPESAIVVSERADQGREKPSLAPTSIPDSLPRFGAQGVDVIQTLASTCQPKEQVKGKEAGLGGVIQHGSHHIDPQEVFSHSATERRQPSSQHVESSGREKEDEAGTHSDSTETASDCENESQEDEQQPDQDWCPQVNSKRNGQLVICSPPPQNQQPVIQAHVSSRQGQTVIQPCFPNGLPHPQHSCPHSQEHHSLHTVHPRGIRDTNVVVKMESGDGCRVSRQSSAEEECHGSLKPAITHPNAAAASKRLASSARPLSSVEANNPLVTQLLQGSLPLEKVLPSHSANRLEISRLPGPQPRPPVARTPGPHNRPEVSAQSPSPELTAPSQIHKKSPTGRPVSCLRESSTLSQYQPQQAPGAVPVITSLPPSSSSSSSLTYRSKSDISSQTTMSAVIKDSHGPQPSQGTTPDRPQPSHRTMPNGPSAPHADPCPTEILPTIKINWRPPQSQLPHLHQQLSPAPTVKNEVGARPSCQALGKSSPTKPMSVTKKEPGSSVDSYLSGGAMEGLLNMEMTLARMAKKEHGKASYSSGSPSSSSPSPSSSVSSLPFQLYGKLPKQGGGVSYTGNVSVMDNGGFARSMADGVLQLRPRLATSQTTLSIQAFTDSTAEEVALKCSCRLKAMIMCQGCGAFCHDDCIGPSKLCVSCLVVR